Below is a window of Acetoanaerobium noterae DNA.
ACAGTCCGTTTAGAAGTCCGTCTATTTTTAAATAAGTGTAACTCAATAATTTTCCTGAAGACCAGGAGCAACTCAAAATAGTGAGATACAAAAAAAGGAGAATTAAATGGGAAATTTAAAAAAACAGATAGGATTCAAAGTTAAGCAAAAATTTAAAACTGAAATAAAAAATGGAATTGATATGCAAAAAGTCGCAGATAAATTTGTAAATTATTGTCACCAAAACAATATATCAACTCTTTATGAAGTAAATCATAGCACTATACAGAACTATTTAACTCAAGAAAACTATAATCCTTCAGATAAACTATTTGTAGAGAGAATTTTTACTGATAAAAGGCTCGAAATCGCTTCTAAAAAGACTTTTGAACCATCTAAGCCATTAGGAGTCCAGATTCATTATAAAATGCAGTCTATGCTTAAAATAGGAGCTTCTAAGCATGATGATAAGATGGTCATTAGAAGTTTTGCAAGGCAAAATAATCTTTACGTAAATCCACTGAAAAACGCTGGGATACATTCATATCAAACTTATACTAATTATAAACAAACAAGTAAAGAATTTACAAAATGGTTGGAGCAAAAATATCCTGATATTAAAGCTATAGAACAAATAAATAAAGATCATGCAAAAGAATATCTTTTATCAAGACAAGAGAAAGGTTTATCCGCTTGGACTACAGATAAAGATTTAGCAGCATTAAATAAAGTCTTTGAATTTAATATGACAAAAAAAGAAGTTGGACTCGATAGAAAAAGATACACCGATTCAGTTCGTTCAAGAAAAGATTCAATTATGGATAAAGAATATAATCCTAAGAATTATGAAAATCAGATTACTATAGCTCAGGCTACTGGAATAAGAAGACAGTCCATGCTCAAAATAACAAGCCAAAATTTCAATCGTGATATTACTGGAAAAATAATATCTATTACTGTTAAAGAAAAAGGAGGTAAAACCCGAGATGCGAAGGTACTTGAAAAATATCAAGATAAATTAACAAAAATAGTAGATAAAATCATCCTAGAAAAAGGAAACTATGCTCCTTTATTTGAAAAATATCCACGTGCTATAGATAATCATGCTTTTAGAGCTGAGTATGCTAGAAATCTATATAAAGAACTTATAGAAAAAGCAGGTTCTACAAAAAATGATTTTTATGGATACGATAAGCAAATAGTTAAAGAGGTATCTAAAAACTTAGGTCACGAAAGAGAAACTATAGTGATACAAAGTTATTTTAGATAAAATAGAAATCTTTCTTTTTTTATATTTAAGGTTCTAATTTTATCTATATA
It encodes the following:
- a CDS encoding site-specific integrase, translated to MGNLKKQIGFKVKQKFKTEIKNGIDMQKVADKFVNYCHQNNISTLYEVNHSTIQNYLTQENYNPSDKLFVERIFTDKRLEIASKKTFEPSKPLGVQIHYKMQSMLKIGASKHDDKMVIRSFARQNNLYVNPLKNAGIHSYQTYTNYKQTSKEFTKWLEQKYPDIKAIEQINKDHAKEYLLSRQEKGLSAWTTDKDLAALNKVFEFNMTKKEVGLDRKRYTDSVRSRKDSIMDKEYNPKNYENQITIAQATGIRRQSMLKITSQNFNRDITGKIISITVKEKGGKTRDAKVLEKYQDKLTKIVDKIILEKGNYAPLFEKYPRAIDNHAFRAEYARNLYKELIEKAGSTKNDFYGYDKQIVKEVSKNLGHERETIVIQSYFR